One genomic segment of Sminthopsis crassicaudata isolate SCR6 chromosome 4, ASM4859323v1, whole genome shotgun sequence includes these proteins:
- the CDR2L gene encoding cerebellar degeneration-related protein 2-like yields MRRAGGMEDYSGEDEESWYDQQDLEHDLHLAAELGKTLLERNKELEESLQQMYSTNEEQVQEIEYLTKQLDTLRQVNEQHAKVYEQLDVTAQDLELSNQKLVVESKAAQQKIQSLTETIESLQTQVEELQGQVEELRSLEQLRVRREKRERRRTIHTFPCLKELCSSPRYEDAFHLYSSSMDLSPKPLERENEQLQAIVSSLRSQVSQEKQRKERAEREYTSVIQEYSELERRVCEMEGCKLRVQELEAEVLELQQMKQVKTYLLSREDNLSEALLEPLNNAPEADDPELGGDGTAGKDGVPSPAASPGHSVRKSCSDTALNAIMAKDLASRHMGNYILHANSVRKRGMSILREVDEQYHALLEKYEELLSKCRQHKDGVRHTGVQTSRPISRDSSCRDFRAGDENLGEDWGGGKQGEKSLIHHVEAVDKRLEQSQPEYKALFKEIFSRIQKTKADINATKVKTHSSK; encoded by the exons ATGAGGAGAGCCGGAGGCATGGAGGACTACTCTGGGGAGGACGAGGAGTCCTGGTACGACCAGCAGGACCTGGAGCACG ATCTACACTTGGCAGCAGAGCTGGGAAAGACACTGTTAGAGCGGAACAAAGAGCTGGAGGAGTCCTTGCAGCAGATGTACTCCACCAATGAGGAACAAGTGCAAGAGATTGAA TACTTGACAAAGCAACTGGACACATTGCGACAAGTGAATGAGCAACACGCCAAGGTGTATGAGCAGCTGGATGTGACCGCTCAAGACCTGGAACTGTCCAACCAGAAGCTGGTAGTAGAGAGTAAGGCGGCCCAGCAGAAGATCCAGAG CCTGACAGAAACCATAGAGAGTCTTCAGACCCAGGTAGAAGAGCTTCAGGGACAGGTGGAAGAGCTTAGGAGCTTGGAGCAGTTACGGGTCCGAAGAGAGAAGCGAGAGAGACGAAGGACCATCCACACCTTCCCTTGCCTTAAGGAATTATGTTCCAGCCCTAG GTATGAGGATGCCTTCCACTTGTATAGTTCCTCGATGGATCTGAGCCCAAAGCCCTTGGAACGGGAGAACGAACAGCTGCAGGCCATTGTGAGTTCCCTGCGTTCCCAGGTGAGCCAGGAGAAGCAGCGGAAGGAACGGGCGGAGCGAGAGTACACCTCTGTGATCCAGGAGTACTCAGAGCTGGAGCGGCGAGTGTGTGAGATGGAGGGCTGCAAACTCCGGGTGCAGGAGCTGGAGGCTGAGGTGCTGGAGCTGCAGCAGATGAAGCAGGTGAAGACCTATCTTCTGAGCCGGGAGGACAACCTGTCAGAGGCCTTGCTGGAACCTCTCAACAACGCCCCTGAGGCAGACGATCCTGAGCTCGGGGGGGATGGGACTGCAGGTAAGGATGGGGTCCCATCCCCAGCAGCTTCCCCAGGCCATTCGGTGCGCAAGAGCTGCAGCGACACAGCCCTCAATGCCATCATGGCCAAAGACCTGGCCAGCCGCCACATGGGCAACTACATCCTCCATGCCAACAGTGTGCGCAAGCGGGGCATGTCCATCCTGAGGGAGGTGGATGAACAGTACCACGCCCTGCTGGAGAAGTATGAGGAGCTGCTGAGCAAGTGCCGGCAGCACAAAGATGGGGTGCGGCACACTGGGGTGCAGACCTCCCGCCCCATCTCCCGAGACAGCTCCTGCCGCGACTTCCGGGCCGGGGACGAGAATCTGGGGGAAgactggggagggggaaagcaGGGTGAGAAGAGCCTCATTCATCATGTGGAGGCCGTGGACAAGCGGCTGGAGCAGAGCCAGCCTGAATACAAGGCCCTCTTCAAGGAGATTTTTTCCCGGATCCAGAAGACCAAGGCAGACATAAATGCCACCAAGGTCAAGACCCACAGTAGCAAATGA